A region of Acidobacteriota bacterium DNA encodes the following proteins:
- the istA gene encoding IS21 family transposase, with protein sequence MSNVLDEEKQQQILALGRLGWSLRRIEAATGVRRETIGGYLRAAGIDVRGRGRRGERPAKAAISPEVSTDLALPNPAISSGVSTDPGGLAPTRAPSVSACEPYRELIVAAVARGRNAVAIYQDLVDDHGFTAKYASVRRFVVRLRGATPVEARVVIRTGPGEEGQVDYGGDGPMVRDPQTGKYKRARLFVFTLGYSRKCVRWLVWRSSARMWAELHEWTFRRLGGTTKIVVPDNLKEGVLTPDIYDPALNPLYRDVLAHYGVVALPCRVRDPDRKGKVEAGVGHAQKTPLKGLRFESLEAAQAYLDRWETRWADTRIHGTTKRQVAEMFAEERPALGPLPLEPFRYYRFGARTVHLDGCVEVEAAYYSAPPGWIGQRVQVQWNDLHVRLIAPTTGQLLREHLRARRGWHRIAAADRPARTPASTLALLGRAATAGPAISTICQHIQAQGSAHGVRQILGVLALAKKHGPAVVEDAAQAAVDIGVLTYRFVRKYVERRPPVPLTLRQVDPLIRQLTLYRDLIDRTTGDPT encoded by the coding sequence ATGAGTAACGTCTTGGACGAAGAGAAGCAGCAACAGATTCTGGCGCTGGGTCGCCTGGGCTGGTCCCTCCGACGCATCGAGGCGGCGACGGGTGTGCGCCGAGAAACGATCGGCGGCTACCTCCGCGCCGCAGGCATCGACGTGCGCGGGCGTGGCCGTCGAGGCGAACGGCCGGCAAAAGCGGCCATTTCTCCGGAGGTGTCCACCGACCTCGCGCTGCCAAATCCGGCCATTTCGTCGGGGGTGTCCACCGACCCTGGCGGGCTGGCGCCGACGCGCGCACCGAGCGTCAGTGCCTGTGAGCCGTATCGCGAGCTGATCGTCGCGGCGGTCGCCCGCGGACGCAACGCGGTCGCGATCTACCAAGACCTGGTCGACGATCACGGCTTCACCGCGAAGTATGCGAGTGTCCGCCGCTTCGTCGTGCGCCTGCGCGGCGCCACGCCGGTCGAGGCCCGCGTGGTCATCAGGACCGGACCCGGCGAAGAAGGCCAGGTCGACTACGGCGGGGATGGGCCGATGGTCCGCGACCCGCAGACCGGCAAGTACAAGCGGGCCCGCCTCTTCGTCTTCACGCTGGGCTATTCGCGCAAGTGCGTGCGATGGCTGGTGTGGCGCTCGAGCGCCCGGATGTGGGCCGAACTGCATGAGTGGACGTTTCGACGCCTGGGCGGCACGACCAAGATCGTCGTGCCCGACAATCTGAAAGAGGGCGTGCTCACCCCCGACATCTACGATCCCGCGCTCAATCCACTCTATCGGGACGTGCTCGCCCATTACGGCGTCGTCGCCCTGCCGTGTCGGGTGCGCGATCCCGATCGCAAGGGGAAAGTCGAAGCGGGCGTGGGGCACGCGCAGAAGACACCGCTCAAGGGACTGCGCTTCGAGTCGCTCGAGGCGGCGCAGGCGTACCTCGATCGCTGGGAGACCCGCTGGGCCGATACGCGGATCCACGGCACCACCAAACGCCAGGTCGCCGAGATGTTTGCCGAGGAACGGCCGGCCCTCGGGCCGCTGCCGCTGGAACCCTTTCGCTACTACCGCTTTGGGGCGCGCACGGTGCATCTCGATGGCTGCGTCGAGGTCGAGGCCGCGTACTACAGCGCGCCGCCGGGCTGGATCGGCCAGCGGGTGCAGGTGCAATGGAACGATCTCCACGTCCGGCTGATCGCCCCGACGACCGGGCAGCTCCTCCGCGAACACCTGCGCGCACGCCGCGGCTGGCATCGGATCGCCGCCGCCGATCGCCCCGCCCGGACGCCGGCGTCGACGCTGGCCTTGCTGGGACGGGCCGCCACGGCCGGTCCTGCGATCAGCACCATCTGTCAGCACATCCAGGCGCAAGGGAGTGCGCACGGCGTGCGGCAGATCCTCGGGGTCCTCGCGCTGGCCAAGAAACATGGGCCGGCGGTCGTCGAGGACGCGGCCCAGGCCGCCGTCGACATCGGCGTCCTCACCTATCGCTTTGTCCGCAAGTACGTCGAGCGGCGGCCCCCCGTCCCGCTGACCCTGCGGCAAGTCGACCCGCTCATCCGTCAACTCACCTTGTATCGCGATCTGATTGATCGCACGACCGGAGATCCGACATGA